One genomic segment of Kordiimonas sp. SCSIO 12603 includes these proteins:
- a CDS encoding isovaleryl-CoA dehydrogenase, with protein MFEFPHLKFNHGEEMEMLRETVARFAADEIAPRAAEIDETNVFPADLWQKMGELGLLGMTAPEEYGGTNMGYLAHVIAMEEISRASASVGLSYGAHSNLCINQITKNASDEQKAKYLPKLISGEYVGALAMSEPGAGSDVVSMRLKADRKNDGYVLNGNKMWITNGPDADVLMVYAKTDAEAGSRGITAFMIEKGMEGFSTAQKLDKLGMRGSNTCELVFEDCFVPFENRVGEEGDGVKILMSGLDYERVVLSGGPLGIMRACLDTVIPYVHERQQFGKPIGTFQLMQGKIADMYTAWGSARAYVYAVASACDRGETTRKDAAACILYASENATKMAGEAIQSLGGNGYINEYSTGRLWRDAKLYEIGAGTNEIRRMLIGRELFGETA; from the coding sequence ATGTTTGAGTTTCCACATCTTAAATTTAACCACGGCGAAGAAATGGAAATGCTTCGCGAAACTGTAGCACGTTTTGCAGCAGATGAAATTGCGCCTCGCGCTGCCGAAATTGATGAAACCAACGTTTTTCCAGCTGATCTTTGGCAGAAAATGGGTGAACTTGGCCTTCTCGGCATGACAGCCCCCGAAGAATATGGCGGCACAAACATGGGCTATTTGGCGCATGTGATCGCGATGGAAGAGATTAGCCGCGCCAGTGCTTCTGTAGGCCTTAGTTACGGTGCACACTCAAATCTTTGTATTAACCAAATCACAAAGAATGCCAGCGACGAACAGAAAGCTAAATATCTGCCAAAGCTGATTTCTGGTGAATATGTTGGTGCTCTCGCCATGTCAGAACCAGGTGCTGGTTCAGATGTTGTATCCATGCGCCTGAAAGCAGACCGTAAAAACGACGGTTATGTGCTGAACGGTAATAAAATGTGGATCACAAACGGTCCTGATGCAGATGTTCTGATGGTATACGCAAAAACCGATGCAGAGGCAGGTTCTCGCGGTATTACAGCCTTCATGATTGAAAAAGGCATGGAAGGTTTTAGCACAGCGCAAAAGCTAGATAAACTTGGCATGCGCGGTTCAAACACATGTGAGCTTGTGTTTGAAGATTGCTTCGTGCCGTTTGAAAACCGTGTTGGCGAAGAAGGTGACGGCGTTAAAATCCTTATGTCTGGTCTTGATTACGAACGCGTTGTGCTTTCTGGCGGCCCACTCGGCATTATGCGCGCTTGCCTTGATACAGTGATCCCGTATGTGCATGAACGTCAGCAATTCGGCAAACCAATCGGCACTTTCCAGCTTATGCAGGGTAAAATCGCTGATATGTACACTGCGTGGGGCTCAGCGCGTGCTTATGTTTATGCTGTAGCCAGTGCATGTGACCGCGGTGAAACAACACGGAAAGATGCCGCTGCTTGTATTCTCTACGCATCAGAGAATGCAACAAAAATGGCAGGTGAAGCGATCCAGTCCCTTGGCGGTAATGGTTATATCAATGAATATTCCACTGGTCGCCTGTGGCGCGATGCCAAGCTTTATGAAATTGGCGCAGGCACCAACGAGATCCGCCGTATGCTGATCGGCCGCGAACTATTTGGTGAAACAGCGTAA
- the hppD gene encoding 4-hydroxyphenylpyruvate dioxygenase has protein sequence MSDLFENPMGLCGFEFVEFTAPEKGIIEPLFEAMGFTKVANHRSKDASLWRQGGINFITNYEPKSPAHYYAEEHGPSACGMAFRVKDAHFAYNKLLELGAQPVEVPTGPMELRLPAIKGIGGAPLYLVDRFEEGQTIYDIDFEWIEGVDRNPVGCGFNVIDHLTHNVYRGRMAYWADFYEKLFNFKEIRYFDIKGEYTGLVSKAMTAPDGKIRIPLNEEAAGGSGQIEEFLMAYNGEGIQHIAFSCDNLIECWDRLKANGVKFMTAPPTTYYEMLEERLPGHGEPTDELQARGILLDGTTEGGEPRLLLQIFSETVLGPVFFEFIQRKEDDGFGEGNFKALFESIERDQIARGVLDTGNAAE, from the coding sequence ATGTCAGATCTTTTTGAAAATCCAATGGGCCTATGCGGATTTGAATTCGTAGAATTTACAGCACCAGAAAAGGGCATTATTGAGCCGCTTTTCGAAGCAATGGGCTTCACAAAGGTTGCGAACCACCGTTCGAAGGACGCTTCACTTTGGCGTCAGGGCGGTATTAACTTTATCACAAACTATGAGCCTAAGAGCCCTGCACACTATTATGCGGAAGAGCACGGCCCATCAGCGTGTGGTATGGCCTTCCGCGTTAAAGACGCGCACTTTGCTTATAACAAACTTCTTGAACTTGGTGCTCAACCAGTTGAAGTGCCTACAGGGCCAATGGAGCTTCGTCTACCTGCGATTAAGGGTATTGGTGGTGCGCCACTTTATCTGGTTGATCGTTTTGAAGAAGGTCAGACAATTTATGATATCGATTTTGAGTGGATTGAGGGCGTTGACCGTAACCCAGTTGGTTGTGGCTTCAATGTAATTGACCACCTAACACATAATGTGTACCGCGGCCGTATGGCTTATTGGGCTGATTTCTATGAGAAGCTGTTTAACTTCAAAGAAATCCGCTACTTCGATATTAAAGGCGAATATACAGGTCTTGTTTCCAAGGCTATGACAGCGCCTGACGGTAAAATCCGTATTCCGCTGAATGAAGAAGCAGCTGGTGGTAGCGGTCAGATCGAAGAATTCCTGATGGCATACAACGGCGAAGGCATTCAGCATATCGCATTCTCATGTGATAACCTGATTGAATGTTGGGATCGCTTGAAAGCTAACGGCGTTAAGTTTATGACAGCGCCTCCAACAACTTATTATGAGATGCTTGAAGAGCGCCTTCCAGGTCACGGTGAGCCGACGGATGAACTACAGGCTCGTGGTATCTTGCTTGATGGTACAACAGAAGGTGGTGAGCCTCGTCTACTCTTGCAGATTTTCTCTGAGACAGTACTTGGCCCTGTATTCTTCGAGTTTATTCAGCGTAAAGAAGATGATGGCTTCGGCGAAGGTAACTTTAAAGCGCTGTTCGAATCTATTGAGCGTGATCAGATTGCGCGCGGTGTTCTAGATACAGGTAACGCTGCTGAGTAA
- a CDS encoding MarR family winged helix-turn-helix transcriptional regulator, with translation MEKKQNGALYLGEFLPYRLSVLSNRISQGIAAQYEERFQLSLPEWRVMAVVGEEPELSAGQVADRTAMDKVAVSRAVNKLIDAGRLERKFSPEDKRRSVLTLSDSGIEIYKQVVPIALNYEADIIEKLSDNEFNTLNSLLMKLEAIQLKT, from the coding sequence ATGGAAAAAAAGCAAAATGGTGCGTTATATCTGGGCGAATTTCTACCTTACCGTTTGTCGGTTTTATCGAACCGAATAAGCCAGGGAATTGCCGCTCAATATGAAGAACGCTTCCAATTAAGCCTTCCAGAATGGCGCGTTATGGCTGTTGTCGGCGAAGAACCTGAATTATCTGCCGGACAGGTCGCTGACCGAACTGCAATGGATAAAGTAGCTGTATCGCGGGCTGTGAATAAACTTATTGATGCAGGGCGCTTGGAACGTAAATTTTCACCGGAAGACAAGCGCCGTTCGGTGCTAACGCTATCAGACTCGGGCATCGAGATTTACAAGCAAGTTGTTCCGATCGCCCTTAATTACGAAGCGGACATCATCGAAAAGCTATCGGATAATGAATTTAACACCTTAAATTCACTCCTAATGAAACTTGAAGCAATCCAGCTCAAAACGTAG
- a CDS encoding acetyl/propionyl/methylcrotonyl-CoA carboxylase subunit alpha translates to MSRKIAKLLIANRGEIACRVMATCQKMGIKTVAVYSEADKDAMHRHMADEAVFIGPAAASESYLVADKIIEAAKRTGADAVHPGYGFLSENPEFAEACEKNDIIFVGPSAASMRAMALKGAAKKLMEDADVPVVPGYHGDDQSLETLTTEANRIGYPVLIKAVAGGGGKGMRMVYGADEIEAGIEAARREGENSFGNGKLLIEKLIQKPRHIEVQVFGDADGNAVHLFERDCSLQRRHQKVVEEAPAPDMTDSMRAKMGEAAVKAAEAINYTGAGTVEFIADVSNGLDENSFYFMEMNTRLQVEHPVTEMITGLDLVEWQIMVAEGQALPLAQDEIDLAVDGHAVEVRLYAEDPYNDFLPSIGRVGMFDPYAETAFGARIDAGVQDGDSVSIHYDPMIGKLIAWGENRIEAIEALERLVAETPVTGLVTNRDFLGKCLAHADFKAGDVHTGFIEEYADTLLKPYEVTAEDYAVATAAILAARQNRMPADDPWASGDAFRLNMPRTEELWFDDADGEMVTSTVNHTAPNLNITVLGQEFDLASFELNEGTLFYTLDGLSTQLFTKVTDATVTLIKGSSTIKISRHARDGGADDDADGPGTIVAPMPGKMLEIKVTDGETVEKGQPLLVMEAMKMEQTINAPRDGVVSGLSLKAGDQVADGTVLLTITDE, encoded by the coding sequence ATGAGCCGTAAAATTGCAAAACTGCTAATCGCAAACCGTGGCGAAATTGCCTGCCGTGTGATGGCAACCTGCCAAAAGATGGGCATTAAAACTGTTGCTGTTTATTCTGAAGCGGATAAAGACGCAATGCACCGTCACATGGCTGATGAGGCTGTATTTATCGGCCCGGCTGCCGCGAGCGAAAGCTATCTGGTTGCAGATAAAATTATTGAAGCAGCCAAGCGCACAGGCGCTGATGCTGTGCATCCTGGCTATGGTTTCTTATCAGAGAACCCTGAGTTCGCAGAAGCTTGCGAAAAGAACGATATAATCTTCGTTGGTCCTTCCGCAGCCTCTATGCGTGCTATGGCGCTTAAAGGTGCGGCTAAAAAGCTGATGGAAGATGCTGATGTTCCAGTAGTTCCCGGGTATCACGGCGATGATCAATCCCTTGAAACGCTAACTACTGAGGCTAACCGTATTGGCTACCCTGTGCTTATCAAGGCTGTTGCTGGCGGCGGCGGTAAGGGAATGCGCATGGTATACGGCGCAGATGAGATTGAAGCAGGCATTGAAGCCGCGCGCCGCGAAGGTGAGAACTCTTTTGGTAACGGCAAGCTCCTCATTGAAAAACTGATCCAAAAGCCACGGCACATTGAAGTGCAGGTATTTGGTGATGCTGACGGCAACGCTGTTCACCTATTTGAACGTGACTGTAGCCTTCAGCGCCGCCACCAGAAAGTGGTGGAAGAAGCCCCTGCCCCAGACATGACAGACAGCATGCGTGCAAAAATGGGTGAAGCAGCTGTGAAAGCCGCTGAAGCCATCAATTACACAGGTGCAGGTACCGTTGAATTTATCGCCGATGTTTCAAACGGGCTTGATGAAAACAGCTTCTATTTCATGGAAATGAATACAAGGCTGCAAGTTGAACACCCGGTAACTGAAATGATCACAGGCCTTGATCTTGTTGAATGGCAGATCATGGTTGCCGAAGGACAAGCGCTACCGCTTGCGCAGGATGAAATTGATCTTGCTGTAGATGGTCACGCTGTTGAAGTGCGCCTTTATGCAGAAGATCCATATAATGACTTCCTACCGTCGATTGGCCGCGTTGGTATGTTTGATCCATACGCTGAAACTGCTTTCGGCGCGCGCATTGATGCAGGCGTACAAGACGGTGATAGTGTAAGCATTCACTATGACCCAATGATCGGTAAGCTAATCGCATGGGGTGAAAACCGTATTGAGGCTATTGAGGCACTAGAGCGTCTTGTCGCTGAAACACCAGTTACAGGCCTTGTAACGAACCGTGATTTCCTTGGTAAATGCCTGGCTCACGCTGATTTCAAAGCAGGTGATGTACACACTGGTTTCATTGAGGAATATGCGGATACCCTGCTGAAGCCATATGAAGTTACCGCTGAAGATTATGCGGTGGCAACAGCTGCTATTCTTGCTGCACGGCAAAACCGTATGCCAGCAGATGATCCTTGGGCATCGGGTGATGCATTCCGGTTGAATATGCCGCGCACCGAAGAGCTTTGGTTCGATGATGCAGATGGTGAAATGGTGACTTCTACTGTAAATCACACTGCACCAAACCTGAACATTACGGTTCTTGGCCAAGAGTTTGATCTAGCCTCCTTCGAATTAAACGAAGGCACGCTGTTCTATACATTGGATGGCCTCAGCACACAGCTGTTCACTAAGGTAACAGACGCTACCGTTACCCTTATCAAAGGTTCGAGCACTATCAAAATCTCTCGCCACGCTCGTGATGGCGGTGCTGATGATGATGCAGACGGACCGGGCACAATTGTAGCACCAATGCCTGGTAAGATGCTTGAAATCAAAGTTACTGATGGTGAAACCGTTGAAAAAGGCCAACCTCTTCTCGTGATGGAAGCCATGAAAATGGAGCAGACCATCAATGCCCCAAGAGACGGTGTTGTATCCGGTCTCAGCCTGAAGGCTGGTGATCAAGTTGCAGACGGCACCGTGCTTCTAACAATAACAGACGAATAA
- the maiA gene encoding maleylacetoacetate isomerase, protein MRKLYGYFRSSAAYRVRIALNLKGLKYEHASINLKPGVSEHQSDDYKAMNPQGRVPYFVDGDMGLSQSPAILEYLEEAYDSVPLLPADKEGRARVRQIASLIGCDIHPLNNLSVLMRIKGQLGADEEAANLWYHHWIIEGFTALEKMLSESEQTGKFCFGDTPTLADVYLIPQIWNARRFNTPLEAFPTLTRIEAACNELKAFIDAAPENQPDTPK, encoded by the coding sequence ATGCGCAAGCTATATGGATATTTCAGATCGTCTGCTGCTTACCGGGTTCGCATTGCACTTAACCTCAAGGGGCTTAAGTATGAGCATGCGAGCATCAACCTCAAACCGGGTGTAAGTGAGCACCAATCAGACGATTATAAAGCAATGAACCCGCAGGGGCGGGTGCCTTACTTTGTTGATGGTGATATGGGGCTTTCCCAGTCACCAGCTATTCTGGAATATCTTGAGGAGGCATACGACAGTGTGCCTCTGCTGCCCGCGGACAAAGAAGGGCGTGCCCGTGTACGCCAAATCGCAAGCCTGATTGGCTGTGATATTCATCCGCTCAATAACCTTTCTGTGCTGATGCGCATCAAGGGGCAGTTGGGAGCCGATGAAGAAGCAGCGAATTTATGGTATCATCACTGGATCATTGAAGGCTTTACAGCGCTTGAAAAAATGCTTTCTGAGAGCGAGCAAACAGGCAAGTTCTGTTTTGGAGATACACCAACGCTCGCAGATGTGTATCTGATACCGCAAATCTGGAATGCACGCCGGTTTAACACCCCGCTTGAAGCATTCCCGACACTTACTCGTATTGAAGCAGCCTGTAATGAACTTAAAGCTTTCATTGATGCTGCACCAGAAAATCAACCGGACACACCGAAGTAA
- a CDS encoding Glu/Leu/Phe/Val dehydrogenase — protein sequence MPVFDSRSFKNHEQVVFCADEATGLNAIIAVHSTALGPATGGTRFWDYAAAHRKVAPIDVAEARGEQDAIYDVLRLSRGMSFKNAMAGLRLGGGKSVIIGNPKELGTADLMRAFGRMVNRLGGTYYAAEDVGTNTDMLGAASEATNFVCGLDGGEFGTGDPSPHTALGVFTGIQAAVKHKLGTDSLNGVSVAVQGVGHVGQYLVGHLLKAGAKVTVTDIVDANIEAVKAMGDVTVVGTDGIHALDVDVFAPCALGGGLNPKTIDDIKAKIIAGAANNQLETEGVEDEELRKRGILYAPDYVINAGGIISVESEVYKEKLDEAAREEKVLRIGETLTKIFQASDAEARPTGIIANEMAEDIIRRANEEKLAAAAE from the coding sequence ATGCCCGTTTTTGATTCGCGCAGTTTTAAAAACCACGAACAAGTTGTTTTCTGTGCAGACGAAGCAACAGGCCTTAACGCGATCATCGCAGTACACTCAACAGCGCTTGGCCCTGCAACAGGTGGTACACGCTTTTGGGATTATGCTGCAGCACACCGCAAAGTAGCTCCTATTGATGTAGCTGAAGCACGCGGTGAACAAGATGCAATTTATGATGTACTTCGCCTTTCACGCGGTATGTCTTTCAAGAATGCAATGGCTGGCCTTCGCCTTGGCGGTGGTAAGTCTGTAATCATCGGTAACCCTAAAGAACTTGGCACAGCTGATCTTATGCGTGCTTTCGGCCGTATGGTAAACCGTCTTGGCGGTACTTACTATGCTGCGGAAGATGTTGGCACAAACACTGACATGCTTGGCGCTGCATCAGAAGCAACAAACTTCGTTTGTGGTCTGGACGGCGGTGAATTCGGTACTGGTGATCCATCTCCACACACAGCTCTTGGCGTATTCACTGGTATTCAGGCCGCTGTTAAGCACAAGCTTGGAACAGACAGCCTTAACGGTGTAAGCGTTGCTGTACAGGGTGTTGGGCACGTTGGTCAGTATCTTGTTGGTCATCTTCTTAAAGCTGGCGCTAAAGTTACTGTAACAGATATTGTTGATGCAAACATCGAAGCCGTTAAAGCAATGGGTGATGTAACTGTTGTTGGTACAGACGGCATCCACGCTCTTGACGTTGATGTATTCGCACCGTGTGCTCTTGGTGGTGGTTTGAACCCTAAGACAATCGACGATATTAAAGCGAAAATCATTGCAGGTGCTGCAAACAACCAGCTTGAAACTGAAGGCGTTGAAGACGAAGAGCTGCGCAAGCGCGGTATTCTTTACGCACCAGATTATGTAATCAACGCTGGTGGTATTATTTCTGTTGAATCAGAAGTTTACAAAGAGAAGCTTGATGAAGCTGCTCGTGAAGAAAAAGTACTTCGCATTGGCGAAACACTTACAAAAATCTTCCAGGCAAGTGACGCTGAAGCACGTCCAACTGGTATCATCGCCAACGAAATGGCTGAAGATATCATTCGCCGCGCTAACGAAGAAAAATTGGCAGCTGCTGCTGAATAA
- the phhA gene encoding phenylalanine 4-monooxygenase, which yields MLIKTRLGREVEVNEDYTVDQNWEHFTPEEHDRWDRLYARQNALLPGRACKEFMEGIEKLELSKSGIPNFDDLSDRLEKLTGWRVVAVPDLVPDEVFFDHLANRRFPAGNFIRSEEQLDYLQEPDVFHDVYGHVPLLANPVFADYMEAYGKGGQRAMGQGVLKNLARLYWYTVEFGLIKTDEGMRIYGAGILSSKSESIYCLEDESPNRIMFDLKRLMQTDYIIDDFQQTYWVINSFEELLESTYQDFGPLYDALIKEDKVYSVEEIAASDDVHHEGTQAYAKAGGRHAKQAS from the coding sequence ATGCTTATTAAAACAAGGCTAGGCCGTGAAGTTGAGGTTAACGAAGATTATACCGTTGATCAGAACTGGGAGCATTTCACCCCTGAAGAGCATGATAGGTGGGACCGTCTTTATGCGCGCCAGAATGCGCTTCTTCCGGGCCGGGCGTGTAAGGAATTTATGGAAGGCATTGAAAAACTTGAGCTTTCCAAAAGCGGTATTCCAAACTTTGATGATCTTTCAGACCGTCTTGAGAAGCTAACCGGTTGGCGTGTGGTTGCTGTGCCTGATTTGGTACCGGATGAGGTTTTCTTTGATCATTTAGCAAACCGCCGTTTCCCGGCAGGTAATTTTATCCGCAGTGAAGAACAACTGGATTACTTGCAGGAACCAGATGTGTTTCATGATGTGTATGGTCACGTACCGCTTCTAGCGAACCCGGTGTTTGCAGATTATATGGAAGCTTACGGCAAAGGTGGCCAACGTGCTATGGGGCAGGGTGTTCTTAAAAACCTTGCACGCCTTTATTGGTATACTGTGGAATTTGGTCTTATCAAAACAGATGAAGGTATGCGCATTTATGGTGCAGGCATTCTCAGTTCCAAGTCCGAGAGTATCTATTGCCTTGAGGACGAGAGCCCGAACCGGATTATGTTTGATCTGAAGCGTTTGATGCAGACGGACTATATCATCGATGATTTTCAGCAGACATATTGGGTGATTAACAGTTTTGAAGAACTACTTGAATCCACATATCAGGATTTTGGTCCGCTTTATGATGCGCTCATCAAAGAAGATAAAGTTTACAGCGTTGAAGAAATTGCAGCTAGCGATGATGTACACCATGAAGGTACGCAGGCTTATGCCAAGGCCGGTGGCCGCCACGCTAAACAAGCTTCATAA
- a CDS encoding VOC family protein has protein sequence MKLQGIHHVAYRCKDAKETVEFYQKHMNMDFQLAIAEDHVPSTGAYDPYMHLFLDAGNGNVLAFFELPEQPEMGRDGNTPEWVQHIAFQVEDMDALLAAKESLEAAGIDVLGPTDHTIFKSIYFFDPNGHRLELAANTAQPGMHKELKRVAPEMLEEWSRTKKAPNHADWVHGRGEFKPHEE, from the coding sequence ATGAAACTGCAAGGTATTCACCACGTTGCTTACCGCTGTAAGGACGCAAAAGAGACAGTTGAATTTTACCAAAAGCATATGAATATGGATTTCCAGCTGGCGATTGCGGAAGACCATGTGCCTTCAACCGGCGCTTATGATCCATATATGCATTTGTTCCTTGATGCTGGTAACGGCAATGTACTTGCGTTCTTCGAGCTACCGGAACAGCCTGAGATGGGCCGTGACGGTAACACACCAGAATGGGTGCAGCATATTGCATTTCAGGTGGAAGATATGGATGCGCTTCTTGCGGCTAAAGAAAGCCTTGAGGCAGCTGGCATTGATGTTTTGGGGCCTACGGACCATACGATTTTCAAATCTATTTACTTCTTCGATCCAAACGGCCACAGGCTGGAACTCGCAGCCAACACGGCACAGCCGGGTATGCACAAAGAATTGAAACGAGTTGCACCCGAAATGCTGGAAGAATGGTCTAGAACAAAAAAAGCACCAAACCATGCCGATTGGGTTCATGGACGCGGTGAGTTCAAGCCACACGAAGAATAA
- a CDS encoding asparaginase — translation MEKMPLIQIFALGGTIAMTPGTAGVVPSLDAKSLVDAVPSLTDIAEIQAETLAAVGSANLSFQRIYDVCRRAEAADCDGVVITQGTDTLEETSFLASLLYKGDKPLMFTGAMRTPNQPGADGPSNLYNAVLAAASGEVNGVSLLMNTELHDPALVAKEHTAEVSAFVSRGFGPVARIIEGEVRTLRVVEPIADIEFCEPESVALVSAVLDLEPVFIEKAPDLGFKGMVIEAFGAGHLSEAWADAAAELAREMPVVLSTRITEGPVLENSYGYKGAEIDLLNRGLLPSGYLKGRKARILLSLLLAENAGTAKARFIEAVRKLG, via the coding sequence ATGGAAAAGATGCCGCTCATACAAATTTTCGCCCTTGGCGGAACAATCGCCATGACCCCGGGAACCGCCGGGGTTGTGCCTTCACTTGATGCAAAATCCCTCGTGGATGCAGTGCCTTCTCTCACTGATATTGCAGAAATCCAAGCCGAAACTCTGGCTGCTGTTGGCAGTGCCAACCTGAGTTTTCAACGGATATATGATGTGTGCAGGCGCGCTGAAGCCGCTGACTGTGACGGTGTGGTTATTACGCAAGGTACAGACACGCTCGAAGAGACGTCTTTTCTCGCAAGCTTACTTTATAAGGGTGATAAGCCGCTTATGTTCACAGGCGCTATGCGTACACCAAATCAACCTGGCGCTGATGGGCCTTCTAATCTCTATAATGCGGTGCTGGCGGCTGCCAGCGGTGAAGTGAACGGTGTTTCACTTTTGATGAATACGGAACTTCATGATCCTGCGCTTGTAGCAAAAGAGCATACGGCAGAGGTTTCGGCTTTTGTTTCCCGCGGCTTTGGCCCTGTAGCCCGTATAATTGAAGGCGAGGTTCGCACGTTACGGGTGGTTGAACCAATCGCGGATATTGAATTTTGTGAACCAGAATCAGTGGCGTTAGTGAGTGCTGTACTGGATTTGGAGCCTGTTTTCATCGAAAAGGCGCCTGATCTTGGTTTTAAGGGAATGGTAATTGAAGCTTTTGGAGCAGGGCATCTGTCTGAAGCTTGGGCTGATGCCGCGGCAGAATTGGCACGCGAAATGCCGGTAGTGCTCTCGACACGGATCACTGAAGGACCTGTTCTTGAAAACTCATACGGTTATAAAGGCGCAGAAATCGATTTGCTTAACAGAGGGCTTTTGCCTTCTGGATACCTAAAAGGCCGTAAGGCCCGTATCCTTTTATCTTTGCTGCTTGCGGAAAATGCAGGAACTGCAAAAGCACGCTTTATTGAGGCGGTAAGGAAGCTTGGCTAA
- a CDS encoding fumarylacetoacetate hydrolase family protein: protein MKLASLNEGRDGKLVVVSRDLKRMTSAAEVAPTMQAAIDDWDAVLPRLRGLYESLNSGAIEGEAFREEDCASPLPRAYQWADGSAYVNHVELVRKARNAEMPETFWTDPLMYQGGSDTFLGPREDIVFPTTDGWGVDFEAEIAVITNDVPLGVSHEDAGSHIKLLMLVNDVSLRGLIPGELAKGFGFFQSKPSSAFSPVCITPDELGDAWTDNKVHLPLVSHLNGDMFGKPEAGVDMTFDFAKLVSHAAKTRPLGAGAVVGSGTVSNKLDGGPGKPVSEGGVGYSCIAEIRMIETIMNGSPSTNFMSFGDKVRIEMFDKDGASIFGAIEQTVVKG, encoded by the coding sequence ATGAAATTAGCTTCACTTAATGAAGGCCGCGACGGCAAACTGGTTGTTGTATCCCGCGACCTGAAACGCATGACATCTGCGGCAGAAGTTGCGCCAACAATGCAGGCTGCGATTGATGATTGGGATGCGGTATTACCGCGTCTTCGTGGTTTATACGAAAGCCTGAATTCAGGTGCGATTGAAGGCGAGGCATTCCGTGAGGAAGATTGTGCATCGCCACTGCCACGCGCTTACCAGTGGGCTGATGGTTCCGCATATGTGAACCATGTTGAACTTGTTCGCAAAGCACGCAATGCTGAAATGCCTGAGACATTCTGGACAGACCCTCTGATGTATCAGGGTGGTTCCGATACATTCCTTGGCCCGCGTGAAGATATCGTATTCCCAACGACAGATGGTTGGGGCGTTGATTTTGAAGCAGAAATTGCTGTTATCACGAATGATGTACCGCTTGGCGTGAGCCATGAAGATGCAGGGTCGCACATTAAGCTTTTGATGCTGGTGAATGATGTATCCCTTCGTGGTCTTATCCCAGGTGAACTTGCAAAAGGTTTTGGTTTCTTCCAGTCAAAGCCATCAAGCGCGTTCAGCCCGGTGTGTATCACTCCCGATGAATTAGGTGATGCTTGGACAGATAACAAAGTGCACCTGCCGCTTGTTTCTCACCTGAATGGCGACATGTTCGGTAAACCTGAAGCTGGTGTAGACATGACATTCGATTTCGCGAAGCTTGTTTCACACGCTGCGAAAACACGCCCGCTGGGTGCCGGTGCTGTTGTTGGTTCTGGTACAGTTTCCAACAAGCTTGATGGTGGCCCAGGTAAACCAGTTTCAGAAGGTGGTGTTGGATATAGCTGTATTGCGGAAATCCGTATGATCGAAACAATCATGAACGGCTCACCAAGCACAAACTTTATGTCTTTCGGTGATAAAGTTCGCATCGAAATGTTTGATAAAGACGGCGCATCTATCTTTGGTGCTATTGAGCAAACTGTGGTGAAAGGCTAA